Proteins from a single region of Apium graveolens cultivar Ventura chromosome 7, ASM990537v1, whole genome shotgun sequence:
- the LOC141672119 gene encoding protein GIGANTEA-like, whose protein sequence is MATTACERWIDGLQFSSVFWPPPHDKHQKKAQITAYVDYFAQFTSEQFPDDIAELIRNRYPSNEKRLFDDVLATFVLHHPEHGHTVILPIISCIIDSTMEYDKTAPPFSSFISLVCPSSVDEYSEQWALACGEILRILTHYNRPIYKVERQHSEADRSSSGSHATTSNSTDGELDPPPVQHEKKPLRPLSPWITDILLAAPLAIRSDYFRWCGGVMGKYAAGELKPPSISSSRGSGKHPQLMPSTPRWAVANGAGVILSVCDEEVARYETATLTAAAVPALLLPPPTTSMDEHLVAGLPALEPYARLFHRYYSIASPSATQRLLLGLLEAPPSWAPDALDAAVQLVELLRAAEDYATGMRLPRNWMHLHFLRAIGTAMSMRAGIAADAAAALLFRVLSQPALLFPAPRQVEGIEAQPEPVGGFVSLQKKQREQPSAEATIEATAQGIASLLCSHGPEVEWRICTIWEAAYGLIPLSSSAVDLPEIIVATPLQPPILSWNLYIPLLKVLEYLPRGSPSEACLMKIFVASVEAILQRTFPPESSREEERKTRYSFGSASKNLAVAELRTMVHSLFLESCASVELASRLLFVVLTVCVSHEAQPNRGKRPRGEDTYPSEEFTEGRQAVNRTQRDLRTPKLKRQGPVAAFDSYVLAAVCALACEIQLFPLISRVGNKAGSNGMKDVVKPVKGDEPRSDFRNSIDSAVCHTRRILSILEALFSLKPSSVGTSWSYSSNEIVAAAMVAAHISELFRRSKACMQALSVLMRCKWDSEIHSRASSLFNLIDIHRKAVASIVNKAQPLKAHLMHAPIRKESSSIVHEQISNEISSPSCSDSLRALQSEGSGNSRSLFKCRKVSHPCDETRSTSGKEVTSFPFNASDLANFLTMDRHIGFNCSAKVLLRSLLTEKQELCFSVVSLLWYKLIAAPETQPTAESTSAQQGWRQVVDALCNVVKASPTKAATAVVLQAEKELQTWIAKDDDHGQKMWRINQRIVKLIVELMRNHETPESLIILASALDLLRRATDGMLVDGEACTLPQLELLEATARAIEPVLEWGESGAAVADGLSNLLKCRLPATVRCLSHPSAHVRALSISVLRAILHAGSIHSGGKQVEINSIIHNPAYQYLNVDIIDWQADIEKCLAWEAHSRLATGMQMQFLDTAAKELGCTLAI, encoded by the exons ATGGCCACTACAGCATGCGAGAGGTGGATTGATGGTCTTCAGTTCTCCTCAGTGTTTTGGCCGCCTCCACATGACAAACATCAAAAGAAG GCTCAAATCACTGCATATGTTGATTACTTTGCTCAATTCACATCAGAACAGTTTCCTGACGATATAGCCGAG CTAATCCGCAACCGTTATCCTTCAAATGAAAAACGTCTCTTTGATGATGTCTTAG CAACATTTGTCCTTCATCATCCGGAACATGGACACACTGTCATTCTTCCTATAATATCATGTATCATTGATAGCACAATGGAATATGACAAGACGGCACCCCCTTTTTCTTCTTTCATTTCTCTGGTCTGCCCTAGCAGTGTG GATGAGTACTCTGAGCAGTGGGCTTTGGCTTGTGGAGAAATCCTGCGAATATTAACTCACTATAACCGGCCAATATACAAGGTTGAGCGGCAGCACAGTGAAGCAGACAGAAGTAGTAGTGGTAGCCATGCTACGACAAGTAACTCTACAGATGGTGAATTAGATCCACCACCTGTACAACATGAAAAGAAACCACTGCGGCCTCTATCCCCCTGGATAACAGATATATTGCTTGCTGCACCACTTGCTATTAGAAGTGACTACTTCCGTTG GTGTGGTGGTGTGATGGGGAAATATGCAGCTGGAGAGCTTAAGCCACCATCTATCT CTTCTTCGCGTGGATCTGGAAAGCACCCTCAGCTAATGCCATCAACTCCTAGATGGGCTGTAGCTAATGGTGCTGGTGTGATATTAAGTGTTTGTGATGAGGAAGTGGCACGCTATGAGACTGCTACTTTAACTGCAGCCGCTGTTCCTGCACTCCTCCTTCCACCTCCAACGACATCTATGGATGAACATCTTGTTGCAGGGCTTCCGGCTTTGGAGCCATATGCTCGCTTATTTCATAG ATATTATTCAATTGCTAGTCCAAGTGCCACCCAAAGACTTCTTCTTGGGCTTCTAGAGGCACCACCGTCATGGGCTCCAGATGCCCTGGATGCAGCTGTGCAACTTGTGGAGCTCCTGAGAGCAGCTGAAGACTACGCAACTGGAATGAGG CTTCCAAGGAATTGGATGCATTTGCATTTCTTGCGCGCAATTGGGACTGCAATGTCCATGAGAGCAGGTATCGCAGCAGATGCAGCAGCTGCTTTATTGTTTCGGGTACTTTCACAACCTGCTTTGCTTTTTCCCGCACCAAGACAAGTTGAAGGAATTGAAGCTCAACCAGAACCAGTGGGTGGTTTCGTATCATTGCAGAAAAAGCAG AGAGAACAGCCATCCGCTGAAGCAACTATAGAAGCTACTGCCCAAGGGATTGCATCACTGCTTTGTTCTCACGGCCCTGAGGTTGAATGGAGAATATGTACTATATGGGAAGCTGCTTATGGCCTTATTCCTTTAAGTTCCTCAGCTGTCGATCTTCCAGAAATTATAGTTGCAACTCCATTACAACCACCGATTTTATCCTGGAACCTGTATATTCCTCTACTTAAAGTCCTAGAGTATCTTCCTCGTGGTAGCCCTTCCGAAGCATGTCTCATGAAGATTTTTGTTGCATCCGTGGAGGCGATTCTTCAAAGAACATTTCCACCTGAGTCCTCTAGAGAAGAAGAAAGGAAAACAAGATATTCTTTCGGGTCTGCCTCTAAAAATCTTGCTGTCGCAGAGCTTCGCACAATGGTCCACTCTCTTTTTTTAGAATCATGTGCCTCAGTAGAGCTTGCTTCTCGCCTACTTTTTGTCGTGTTAACGGTGTGTGTTAGTCATGAAGCACAACCCAACAGGGGCAAAAGGCCAAGAGGGGAAGACACTTACCCTTCTGAAGAATTCACCGAGGGGAGGCAGGCAGTAAATAGAACACAGAGAGACCTAAGAACCCCAAAATTAAAAAGACAAGGACCTGTTGCAGCATTCGACTCTTACGTCCTTGCTGCTGTGTGTGCTCTTGCTTGCGAAATCCAGCTCTTCCCTTTAATCTCAAGGGTCGGGAATAAGGCCGGTTCAAATGGTATGAAGGATGTGGTCAAACCTGTGAAAGGCGATGAGCCTCGTAGTGACTTCCGAAATAGCATTGACTCTGCAGTTTGTCATACTCGCAGGATATTGTCAATTTTAGAAGCACTCTTTTCTTTGAAGCCGTCTTCCGTCGGCACATCTTGGAGTTACAGTTCAAACGAAATAGTGGCAGCTGCTATGGTTGCTGCTCATATTTCTGAACTATTTAGACGGTCAAAGGCTTGCATGCAAGCTCTCTCCGTGTTAATGCGCTGCAAGTGGGATAGTGAAATACACTCCAGAGCATCTTCTCTTTTTAATCTTATTGATATTCACAGAAAAGCTGTAGCATCTATTGTCAACAAGGCACAGCCGTTGAAAGCACACCTAATGCATGCACCTATCCGAAAGGAGTCCTCTTCGATTGTCCATGAACaaatttcaaatgaaatttcaagTCCTTCATGCTCCGATTCGTTACGGGCTTTACAATCTGAAGGGTCCGGAAATTCAAGATCTTTATTTAAGTGTAGGAAAGTTTCCCATCCATGTGATGAAACCAGAAGTACCTCAGGCAAAGAAGTTACAAGTTTCCCATTTAATGCTTCAGATTTGGCCAACTTTCTCACAATGGACAGGCACATAGGATTTAATTGCAGTGCAAAAGTTCTGTTAAGATCTCTGCTGACAGAGAAACAAGAATTATGTTTCTCTGTTGTTTCTTTGCTCTGGTACAAATTGATCGCAGCCCCAGAAACACAACCTACTGCAGAAAGTACTTCTGCCCAGCAAGGATGGAGACAG GTAGTTGATGCACTCTGCAACGTTGTAAAAGCATCACCGACAAAAGCTGCAACAGCTGTTGTTCTTCAG GCAGAGAAAGAGTTGCAAACATGGATTGCTAAAGACGATGACCATGGCCAAAAGATGTGGAGGATCAACCAGCGCATTGTAAAACTAATTGTAGAGCTAATGAGAAATCATGAAACTCCCGAGTCCTTGATAATTTTAGCTAGTGCTTTGGACCTCCTTCGACGTGCTACAGATGGAATGCTGGTTGATGGAGAAGCATGCACCTTGCCACAGCTGGAG CTTCTAGAAGCAACAGCAAGAGCGATTGAACCAGTACTTGAGTGGGGAGAATCTGGGGCCGCAGTCGCTGATGGGCTCTCAAACCTGTTGAAG TGTCGCCTTCCAGCTACAGTACGCTGTCTTTCTCACCCAAGTGCTCATGTCCGTGCTCTCAGCATATCAGTTCTTCGTGCTATTCTGCATGCTGGTTCTATACATTCTGGTGGTAAACAAGTGGAGATAAATAGCATTATCCATAACCCTGCTTATCAATACCTAAACGTAGACATTATCGACTGGCAAGCAGATATCGAGAAGTGTCTAGCATGGGAAGCTCATAGTCGACTCGCAACTGGCATGCAAATGCAATTTCTTGATACTGCTGCCAAAGAATTAGGATGTACATTAGCCATTTGA